In the genome of Tannockella kyphosi, one region contains:
- a CDS encoding PrgI family protein, translating to MAYVPIPKDLSNVKTKVMFNLTKRQLICFSIAGVVGVPVFFLTKDFVGTSTAVLLMMFVMFPMFMFAMYEKHNQPLEVILKNYYNVRFANPKKRPYMTDNFYNILERQDKLDKEVTEIVKQQKTQTNSCRTKTSKSSTRKSKKQA from the coding sequence ATGGCTTATGTGCCAATCCCAAAAGATTTATCTAATGTCAAAACGAAGGTCATGTTTAACCTTACGAAACGACAACTTATATGCTTTTCTATTGCAGGTGTAGTAGGAGTACCAGTCTTTTTTCTTACGAAAGACTTTGTAGGGACAAGTACAGCAGTTTTACTTATGATGTTTGTCATGTTCCCTATGTTCATGTTTGCAATGTATGAAAAGCACAACCAACCCTTGGAAGTTATCCTAAAAAACTATTACAATGTAAGATTTGCAAACCCTAAAAAACGACCTTACATGACGGATAATTTCTATAACATTTTAGAAAGGCAAGACAAACTAGATAAGGAGGTAACAGAAATTGTCAAACAACAAAAAACGCAAACTAACTCGTGCAGAACAAAAA